A window from Culex pipiens pallens isolate TS chromosome 3, TS_CPP_V2, whole genome shotgun sequence encodes these proteins:
- the LOC120423190 gene encoding uncharacterized protein LOC120423190, whose product MHITLAAGGSGVRGGGGGDRKILLACVHILLVLINDALGLRKGRLMVPSSYAAQTDDLDIQLQADSGELMKHEDALDLRLQISLVRPSGGTTISMLDIRPDVNHNVTQIKIPCSYFMYGGMYELSVEQPAGVLLRNDLEMDERLRQQLNVSWPVPVLNLVPNTISTYPEEIVRGSLSFPDVRCPGLASTINDESSDVPEFWLELVYCGRNEACPLENVSKPQILFSEQVRGFPRSREINFRCDLFGLAGYYLLHLRASNPDPSLRGMLSGARAILKADWSKQYIFTVHARSIFPCDVHGDGIRLLFQYPSCILDQSDRVRVYGKLRADVTSLAPPTSLHYIAEQRVMKGQHSLYFGCDLFYEKYIEYCFVYVSQAISGAVADIRMDCVPTLPVSPSDSGGWGPWSNWTHCSTTCRGGVRNRYRFCDSPPPRYGAKFCEGSSIQTERCGVQSSYDSWECMFSPVAGSNLSIEVSNIGTEVGPACRCGCVIHLGAVKPKRIVASSSESCPERSLWLVQGDEGHRIRFSMNYSRFPCDQQWIKVRDGEKLSNELILEYASGHIESGKSATSSGSRLLIEFHSRKMEHYDENCIAGFLAQAEQIRTENHQPNVSVSIASRVIMPFVQSFSYANLTLAHICAIVFISAIIFITFILLIQYLFRYRKYELAISQTEADSPAHTLFGSGNSLNNDQPRSRAVSTTTLISEIASYVKLRPKNGSIKHHRFRESVEYTLENNDHPSDGSVAEFAKEASVEKMDGIPMQALNNLDAPNGRRRSECSSPTEMVDQLSDDQSTNVSSAYSSLNRDKTPLVSRRVGKKSPEKRSEVKSEGDCSPNEKVPLASGSSTITLTNISPSDVECSSPAPSIANIYKTRNLKESKEKRNLRKLLAGSDFSLGHPEDMEMDYYDYNVTNAGAAPGSYLGMDPAFLVWIPPLNDEDITEEVDMDRSNTEDGTNSEPRSTNITPNEEIIKILQQRRNDYLIVNSISKSDIYSEAEQQDNRLAKRNHLQELAINNARRKLSSPEEDSTEEKEKETSFTKSPADNKQIGDFYELADIQFADDEDEDEEDDEETIARQSAKETPRKSKKDTKPTKV is encoded by the exons ATGCACATCACTCTGGCAGCTGGCGGCAGTGGCGTCCGCGGCGGGGGAGGTGGGGACAGAAAAATCCTACTCGCCTGCGTACACATCCTGCTCGTGCTGATCAACGATG CTCTTGGTCTGCGCAAGGGACGCCTCATGGTCCCGTCCAGCTATGCCGCCCAAACGGACGACCTGGACATCCAGCTGCAGGCGGATAGTGGCGAGTTGATGAAACACGAAGATGCGCTTGATTTGAGGCTGCAAATTTCGCTCGTTAGACCGTCCGGCGGAACGACCATCTCGATGCTGGATATCAGACCCGACGTGAATCACAACGTGACACAAATCAAAATACCGTGCAGTTACTTTATGTACGGTGGAATGTACGAGTTGAGCGTGGAACAGCCGGCGGGAGTGCTACTTCGGAATGACTTGGAGATGGACGAACGGCTCAGACAGCAGCTCAACGTGAGCTGGCCGGTGCCGGTTTTGAATTTAGTGCCTAATACAATCAGTACGTACCCGGAGGAGATAGTGCGGGGGAGTTTGAGCTTTCCAGACGTTCGATGTCCCGGATTGGCATCGACAATCAACGATGAATCGAGTGATGTGCCAGAGTTTTGGCTTGAACTGGTTTATTGTGGGCGGAATGAGGCGTGTCCGTTggaaaacgtttcaaaacctCAAATTTTATTCTCCGAACAAGTGCGGGGGTTCCCCCGCTCCCGGGAGATTAATTTTCGTTGTGATCTTTTCGGATTGGCAGGGTACTACCTGTTGCATTTGCGTGCCTCTAATCCGGACCCATCGTTAAGGGGCATGTTGAGTGGTGCGAGGGCGATCCTGAAAGCGGACTGGAGCAAGCAGTACATTTTTACTGTTCACGCTCGCAGCATATTCCCGTGTGATGTGCACGGCGACGGAATCCGGCTGCTGTTCCAGTATCCTTCCTGTATCCTCGACCAGTCCGACCGGGTTCGGGTTTACGGCAAGCTGCGAGCGGATGTAACATCCCTGGCGCCCCCAACCTCGCTCCACTACATCGCCGAACAGCGGGTAATGAAGGGGCAGCACTCTTTGTACTTTGGGTGTGACCTGTTCTATGAAAAATACATCGAGTACTGCTTCGTGTACGTGAGCCAGGCAATTTCCGGAGCTGTGGCCGACATCCGCATGGACTGTGTACCAACCCTTCCGGTGTCTC CATCCGACTCCGGCGGATGGGGACCATGGAGCAACTGGACCCACTGCTCAACCACGTGTCGCGGTGGCGTTCGCAATCGGTACCGATTTTGTGACTCACCACCACCACGCTACGGAGCGAAATTCTGCGAG GGCTCCTCCATCCAAACGGAACGCTGCGGAGTTCAGTCCTCGTACGACTCGTGGGAGTGCATGTTCAGTCCGGTGGCCGGCAGCAACCTGTCGATCGAGGTGTCCAACATTGGCACCGAGGTAGGACCGGCCTGCCGGTGTGGTTGCGTCATTCACTTGGGCGCGGTCAAGCCGAAACGGATAGTGGCGTCCTCCTCGGAGAGCTGTCCCGAGCGCAGTCTTTGGCTGGTGCAAGGCGACGAGGGCCATCGAATACGGTTCTCGATGAACTACAGCCGGTTTCCGTGCGACCAGCAGTGGATCAAGGTTCGTGACGGGGAGAAACTGTCCAACGAGCTGATCCTGGAGTACGCTTCCGGTCACATCGAGTCGGGCAAGAGTGCCACTTCGAGCGGTTCTCGGCTGTTGATTGAGTTTCACTCCAGGAAAATGGAGCATTACGACGAGAACTGCATTGCGGGGTTTCTGGCACAGGCCGAACAAATTA GAACAGAGAATCACCAACCAAACGTGTCAGTTTCCATCGCCAGCAGGGTGATAATGCCGTTTGTACAGTCATTTAGCTATGCCAATTTAACGTTAGCTCACATTTGTGCAATAGTATTCATTAGCGCCATAATATTCATAACATTCATACTGCTGATCCAATACCTGTTCCGCTACCGCAAGTACGAACTGGCCATCAGTCAAACGGAGGCAGATTCTCCGGCACACACGTTGTTCGGCTCGGGAAACTCCCTCAACAACGACCAACCACGGTCACGTGCCGTTTCGACGACAACCCTGATCTCCGAGATTGCTTCGTACGTCAAGTTACGTCCCAAGAATGGTTCCATCAAACATCACCGCTTCCGGGAGAGCGTAGAGTACACGCTGGAGAACAACGACCATCCATCCGACGGAAGTGTCGCTGAGTTTGCGAAGGAAGCGTCCGTGGAAAAGATGGACGGAATTCCTATGCAGGCGCTCAACAATCTGGACGCTCCAAACGGACGGCGGAGGAGCGAGTGCAGTTCACCGACGGAAATGGTCGATCAGCTCTCGGACGATCAATCGACCAACGTTAGCTCGGCGTACTCCTCACTCAACCGGGACAAGACGCCGCTGGTGTCGAGAAGGGTGGGCAAAAAGTCCCCGGAAAAGCGGAGCGAAGTCAAGAGTGAAG gaGACTGCTCACCAAATGAAAAGGTCCCACTTGCATCTGGTTCTAGCACGATAACGCTGACCAACATTAGTCCATCCGATGTT GAGTGTTCATCACCAGCGCCGAGCATCGCAAACATCTACAAGACGCGTAACCTGAAGGAAAGCAAGGAGAAGCGAAACCTGCGCAAGTTGTTGGCCGGTTCGGACTTTTCCCTCGGCCATCCGGAAGACATGGAGATGGATTACTACGACTACAATGTGACCAACGCCGGAGCCGCTCCGGGTTCCTATCTGGGCATGGATCCTGCTTTTTTAGTCTGGATCCCTCCGCTCAACGATGAGGACATCACGGAGGAAGTCGATATGGACCGGTCCAACACAGAGGACGGGACAAACTCGGAACCCAGAAGTACCAACATTACACCGAAcgaagaaattataaaaattcttcaGCAACGCCGAAACGATTACCTAATCGTCAACAGCATCTCCAAGAGCGACATCTACTCGGAAGCGGAACAGCAAGACAACCGGTTGGCCAAACGGAACCACCTCCAGGAGCTGGCCATCAACAACGCGCGGCGGAAGCTGAGTTCCCCGGAGGAGGATTCGACCGAGGAGAAGGAAAAGGAAACGTCCTTCACCAAGTCACCGGCCGATAACAAGCAAATTGGCGATTTCTACGAACTGGC
- the LOC120423193 gene encoding cilia- and flagella-associated protein 157, with product MPKEKKAKKAKKAVLDVQPVDGLSAVDRQFFEITINDLNQKLARLRTHNVKIEERNEELESKLKQIENDRADVTAFLDRTLQEKLAVIIELEDKLSELSKVRDQENEECQKKVVSMDAKYKAMHEQLTSEIKLLTGKLNSMEEFRQQRDELMAKFDAQDTELKEQNKRHKTTLYEMERKVILDKDRLRKDVENKLLQLSTEFTKSSEIRVAAHTQRLVRENIALNNEMDRMIFTLERLEKQYVQLKVQNTELRNLADIDVVEKQRLMQTCQERLDLVKQLADQYDQQLQKNAQLNAFKDKADEYESETQTTKKEYNHLRQKVRILEQYIHYINTDRQALRNESDHHQKEFSRISEILKTVRFTVLSAFKEDEEADDLPYQEIKRKRIIADLLTALTNLDLQPRVDISVATLPALEEGYEQGDLGVIPRETLDSIIEKTQTFNLPDTPLISSNTSSSTADKDSLSVRIASGSDVIIDVVSGSQLVFKGSEESFEEDQPKSDAASEGVAEEIETKDKKDSDGDEQQEGSIGDEGSVKGSDVRSVVSERQEDIIIDAPDIIADEPIESASAGKESDFH from the coding sequence ATGCCCAAAGAAAAGAAAGCAAAGAAGGCCAAAAAGGCCGTCCTGGATGTTCAGCCGGTTGATGGGCTGAGTGCCGTCGATCGCCAGTTCTTCGAGATCACGATCAACGATCTGAACCAGAAGTTGGCCCGCCTGCGGACGCACAATGTCAAGATCGAGGAACGTAACGAGGAGCTGGAGAGTAAGCTGAAGCAGATCGAGAATGATCGGGCGGATGTGACGGCTTTTCTGGATCGGACTCTGCAGGAAAAGCTAGCGGTCATCATCGAGCTGGAGGACAAGCTGAGCGAACTGTCCAAGGTTCGCGATCAGGAGAATGAAGAGTGCCAGAAGAAGGTGGTCAGCATGGACGCCAAGTACAAGGCAATGCACGAACAGCTAACGTCGGAGATTAAGCTGCTTACCGGTAAGCTCAACTCCATGGAGGAGTTCCGGCAGCAGCGGGATGAGCTGATGGCAAAGTTTGACGCTCAAGATACCGAGCTGAAAGAGCAGAACAAACGTCACAAGACAACGCTGTACGAGATGGAGCGAAAGGTTATTCTGGACAAGGATCGTCTCAGGAAGGACGTGGAGAACAAGCTGCTGCAGTTGTCAACGGAGTTTACAAAATCTTCGGAAATTCGCGTTGCTGCCCATACGCAGCGTCTCGTGCGGGAGAACATTGCCCTGAACAACGAGATGGATCGCATGATCTTCACCTTGGAACGTCTCGAGAAGCAATACGTACAGCTTAAGGTCCAGAACACGGAGCTGCGCAACTTGGCCGACATTGACGTCGTCGAGAAGCAACGACTGATGCAAACCTGCCAGGAGCGGTTGGATCTCGTCAAACAGCTTGCAGATCAGTACGATCAACAGCTGCAGAAAAACGCTCAGCTGAATGCTTTCAAAGATAAAGCCGATGAGTATGAGTCGGAAACTCAAACCACCAAGAAAGAGTACAACCATTTGCGACAAAAGGTCCGCATTCTCGAGCAATACATTCACTACATCAACACGGATCGCCAAGCCCTGCGCAATGAGTCCGACCATCACCAGAAAGAGTTCAGCCGTATCTCGGAGATTCTCAAAACGGTCCGCTTTACCGTATTGTCCGCCTTCAAAGAGGACGAAGAAGCTGACGATCTACCATACCAGGAGATTAAAAGGAAACGAATCATCGCTGATTTGCTGACTGCGTTGACCAACCTGGATTTACAGCCTCGCGTTGACATCTCTGTCGCAACCCTACCAGCCCTGGAAGAAGGCTACGAGCAGGGAGATCTCGGTGTAATCCCACGCGAAACCTTGGATTCAATCATCGAAAAGACGCAGACCTTCAATCTTCCGGACACTCCGCTGATAAGCTCGAACACCTCATCATCGACGGCCGACAAGGACAGCTTGAGTGTGCGAATCGCGTCCGGAAGTGACGTTATAATCGACGTCGTCAGCGGATCCCAGCTGGTGTTCAAGGGGTCCGAGGAGTCCTTCGAAGAGGATCAACCCAAAAGCGACGCAGCTTCCGAAGGGGTTGCCGAGGAAATTGAGACTAAGGACAAAAAGGACTCGGACGGGGATGAGCAGCAGGAAGGGTCGATTGGTGATGAGGGGAGCGTTAAAGGGTCGGACGTTCGATCGGTGGTTTCGGAAAGACAGGAAGATATCATAATCGACGCACCGGACATTATAGCGGACGAACCGATCGAGTCCGCTTCGGCTGGAAAGGAATccgattttcattga